The Malus domestica chromosome 13, GDT2T_hap1 genome includes a window with the following:
- the LOC103452490 gene encoding protein MEI2-like 4 isoform X2, with product MPSEIMDLKGLSSSSFFSDERQGGFWKSDHLPDNHASKKSLASSSLETCQTVNSLDHPEFFIMQDQKVHPGFNKQAVGAERALSHSLNLSRTMNHDSGARSNVNVETASYFGEGGKVNMMGAQYESSLFSSSLSELFSRKLRLSSNNTLYGHSVDTVAPHYDEEEAFESLEEIEAQTIGNLLPNDDELLSGVTDGLDYSVQLSARDNMEELDLFSSVGGMDLGDDGLATGLRDSVYAVEVSNGLSCNGSVVGEHPYGEHPSRTLFVRNINSNIEDSELRTLFEQYGDIRTLYTACKHRGFVMISYYDIRAARNAMKSLQNKPLRRRKLDIHYSIPKDNPSEKDVNQGTLVVFNLDSSVSNDELRQVFGVYGEIKEIRETPNRSHNKFIEFYDIRAADAALNALNKSDIAGKQIKLEPSRPGGARRSLELQLSSDFLEQDECGLYLQQTSPSDSITGFSGPVPHGSVTSSCTDNGTIMAVHAAAQAASLENAFHYGVSSSVPNSLPSVLRAESVGNQSGFVESVHSAGSLKFDIHGLPASHPHSLPEYHDGLTNSVNCSSPGNVSINARPTERIDNRHFPRVSSNGHSYELNEGVFGSAGNVNCPIPGHHYAWNNSYHPQPPGMIWPNSPSFVNGLSSAHPFSAVHPPTRVHGLPRAPSHMLNPGLPMHNHHVGSAPVVNPSLWDRRQSYGGESPEASGFHPGSLGNMRISNNSPHSMEFVSHNMFPQVGGNSMDLPIAHKNAGLQQAHHQRCMMFPGRGQMIPIMSAFDLPAERTRSRRNEGMVNQGDNKKQYELDVDRIMQGEDNRTTLMIKNIPNKYTSKMLLAAIDERHRGTYDFIYLPIDFKNKCNVGYAFINMTDPRMIVPFYQSFNGKKWEKFNSEKVASLAYARIQGKAALIAHFQNSSLMNEDKRCRPILFNTDGPNAGDQVPFPMGVNVRTRPGKIRAVTHEESYVGSPPSFGDEEHSCNGETSAGSRSAKESD from the exons ATGCCATCTGAGATAATGGACCTCAAGGGTTTGTCCTCCTCGTCGTTCTTCTCCGATGAA AGGCAGGGTGGGTTTTGGAAGTCAGATCACTTGCCTGATAATCATG CCAGCAAGAAGTCACTTGCTTCATCATCTCTGGAGACGTGTCAGACAGTGAATTCTCTGGACCATCCCGAATTTTTCATAATGCAAGACCAGAAAGTGCATCCCGGCTTCAATAAACAGGCAGTGGGAGCAGAGAGAGCCTTAAGTCATTCCTTGAATTTGTCGAGAACCATGAACCATGATTCAGGAGCAAGATCTAATGTAAATGTTGAGACAGCATCTTATTTTGGAGAAGGTGGTAAAGTCAATATGATGGGAGCTCAGTATGAGAGTAGCCTTTTTTCAAGTTCATTGTCGGAGCTATTTAGTAGGAAGT TAAGATTATCGTCGAACAATACACTGTATGGCCATTCTGTTGATACTGTTGCCCCCCACTatgatgaagaggaagcttttgaatcccttgaagaaattgaggCCCAAACCATCGGAAATCTTCTCCCAAATGATGACGAGTTGCTTTCTGGAGTTACCGATGGGCTTGACTATTCAGTCCAACTGAGTGCTAGGGATAATATGGAGGAGTTGGACCTTTTTAGCAGTGTTGGAGGGATGGATTTGGGAGATGACGGTTTGGCAACTGGATTAAGGGACTCTGTGTATGCTGTAGAAGTTTCTAATGGTCTGTCGTGCAATGGTTCAGTAGTGGGAGAACACCCTTATGGTGAACACCCTTCCCGGACTTTGTTTGTGAGAAATATAAACAGTAACATTGAAGATTCTGAGTTGAGAACCCTGTTTGAG CAATATGGAGATATTCGCACTCTTTATACAGCCTGCAAGCATCGCGGTTTTGTTATGATATCCTATTATGACATTAGAGCAGCTCGTAATGCGATGAAATCACTGCAGAATAAACCATTGAGGCGCCGCAAGCTTGACATACATTACTCAATTCCAAAG GACAACCCTTCTGAGAAAGATGTTAATCAGGGAACTCTTGTTGTATTCAACCTGGATTCTTCTGTTTCAAATGATGAATTACGCCAGGTTTTTGGTGTCTATGGAGaaatcaaagag ATCCGTGAAACCCCAAATAGAAGTCATaacaaatttattgaattttatGACATTAGAGCTGCAGACGCTGCTCTTAATGCCTTAAACAAGAGTGATATTGCCGGGAAGCAAATTAAGCTTGAGCCAAGCCGTCCTGGAGGTGCAAGACGGAG CTTGGAGCTACAGTTATCTTCAGATTTTTTAGAGCAAGATGAATGTGGCCTATATCTGCAGCAGACTAGCCCTTCTGACTCTATCACTGGATTTTCTG GACCAGTTCCACATGGATCAGTTACGTCCAGTTGCACAGATAATGGAACTATCATGGCTGTACACGCTGCAGCACAAGCTGCGTCCCTTGAAAATGCATTCCACTATGGGGTCTCTTCTAGTGTTCCTAACAGCTTACCTTCTGTTCTGAGAGCTGAATCTGTTGGGAATCAGTCTGGCTTTGTTGAGTCTGTCCATTCAGCAGGCTCGCTGAAATTTGACATCCATGGCTTGCCAGCTTCCCATCCTCATTCACTTCCAGAGTATCATGATGGTTTAACTAATTCAGTCAACTGCAGTTCACCGGGCAATGTATCTATCAATGCCAGACCAACAGAAAGAATTGATAACAGGCACTTCCCCAGAGTAAGCTCCAATGGGCACTCATATGAACTAAATGAAGGTG TTTTTGGCTCTGCCGGCAATGTTAACTGCCCTATTCCTGGACATCATTACGCATGGAACAACTCCTATCACCCTCAGCCTCCTGGAATGATATGGCCAAACTCACCATCATTTGTCAATGGACTTTCTTCAGCTCATCCCTTTTCTGCAGTCCATCCCCCAACGCGGGTTCATGGACTTCCTAGAGCACCATCTCATATGTTAAACCCAGGTTTGCCCATGCATAACCATCATGTGGGGTCAGCACCAGTGGTCAATCCTTCTCTGTGGGACAGACGACAATCATATGGAGGGGAATCCCCCGAGGCATCTGGGTTTCATCCAGGCTCTCTTGGAAATATGAGAATCTCAAATAACTCACCACATTCAATGGAATTTGTTTCTCATAACATGTTTCCTCAGGTTGGTGGAAACAGCATGGACCTGCCAATTGCTCACAAAAATGCAGGACTGCAGCAAGCCCATCATCAGAGGTGCATGATGTTTCCTGGAAGAGGCCAGATGATTCCCATCATGAGTGCATTTGATCTGCCTGCTGAGCGTACAAGAAGTCGTAGAAATGAAGGCATGGTTAATCAGGGAGACAATAAGAAACAGTATGAACTGGATGTTGACCGCATTATGCAAGGAGAAGACAACCGAACAACACTTATGATAAAGAACATTCCCAACAA GTATACTTCAAAGATGCTATTGGCTGCGATTGATGAACGCCATCGAGGAACTTACGATTTCATTTATCTGCCAATTGATTTTAAG AACAAATGCAATGTGGGCTATGCGTTCATCAATATGACTGATCCTCGAATGATCGTTCCATTTTATCAG TCATTCAACGGGAAGAAATGGGAGAAGTTCAACAGTGAGAAGGTGGCATCACTCGCATATGCTCGAATTCAAGGAAAAGCTGCTCTGATTGCACATTTCCAGAATTCAAGCTTGATGAATGAGGATAAGCGATGCCGTCCCATTCTCTTCAACACTGATGGCCCAAATGCCGGTGATCAG GTGCCCTTCCCAATGGGGGTTAATGTTCGCACAAGACCGGGAAAAATTCGAGCAGTCACCCATGAGGAGAGCTATGTAGGGAGTCCACCAAGTTTTGGAGACGAAGAGCATTCTTGCAATGGAGAGACATCTGCAGGTTCCCGTTCTGCTAAGGAGTCAGACTAA
- the LOC103452490 gene encoding protein MEI2-like 4 isoform X1, whose protein sequence is MPSEIMDLKGLSSSSFFSDERQGGFWKSDHLPDNHASKKSLASSSLETCQTVNSLDHPEFFIMQDQKVHPGFNKQAVGAERALSHSLNLSRTMNHDSGARSNVNVETASYFGEGGKVNMMGAQYESSLFSSSLSELFSRKLRLSSNNTLYGHSVDTVAPHYDEEEAFESLEEIEAQTIGNLLPNDDELLSGVTDGLDYSVQLSARDNMEELDLFSSVGGMDLGDDGLATGLRDSVYAVEVSNGLSCNGSVVGEHPYGEHPSRTLFVRNINSNIEDSELRTLFEQYGDIRTLYTACKHRGFVMISYYDIRAARNAMKSLQNKPLRRRKLDIHYSIPKDNPSEKDVNQGTLVVFNLDSSVSNDELRQVFGVYGEIKEIRETPNRSHNKFIEFYDIRAADAALNALNKSDIAGKQIKLEPSRPGGARRSLELQLSSDFLEQDECGLYLQQTSPSDSITGFSESLTGPVPHGSVTSSCTDNGTIMAVHAAAQAASLENAFHYGVSSSVPNSLPSVLRAESVGNQSGFVESVHSAGSLKFDIHGLPASHPHSLPEYHDGLTNSVNCSSPGNVSINARPTERIDNRHFPRVSSNGHSYELNEGVFGSAGNVNCPIPGHHYAWNNSYHPQPPGMIWPNSPSFVNGLSSAHPFSAVHPPTRVHGLPRAPSHMLNPGLPMHNHHVGSAPVVNPSLWDRRQSYGGESPEASGFHPGSLGNMRISNNSPHSMEFVSHNMFPQVGGNSMDLPIAHKNAGLQQAHHQRCMMFPGRGQMIPIMSAFDLPAERTRSRRNEGMVNQGDNKKQYELDVDRIMQGEDNRTTLMIKNIPNKYTSKMLLAAIDERHRGTYDFIYLPIDFKNKCNVGYAFINMTDPRMIVPFYQSFNGKKWEKFNSEKVASLAYARIQGKAALIAHFQNSSLMNEDKRCRPILFNTDGPNAGDQVPFPMGVNVRTRPGKIRAVTHEESYVGSPPSFGDEEHSCNGETSAGSRSAKESD, encoded by the exons ATGCCATCTGAGATAATGGACCTCAAGGGTTTGTCCTCCTCGTCGTTCTTCTCCGATGAA AGGCAGGGTGGGTTTTGGAAGTCAGATCACTTGCCTGATAATCATG CCAGCAAGAAGTCACTTGCTTCATCATCTCTGGAGACGTGTCAGACAGTGAATTCTCTGGACCATCCCGAATTTTTCATAATGCAAGACCAGAAAGTGCATCCCGGCTTCAATAAACAGGCAGTGGGAGCAGAGAGAGCCTTAAGTCATTCCTTGAATTTGTCGAGAACCATGAACCATGATTCAGGAGCAAGATCTAATGTAAATGTTGAGACAGCATCTTATTTTGGAGAAGGTGGTAAAGTCAATATGATGGGAGCTCAGTATGAGAGTAGCCTTTTTTCAAGTTCATTGTCGGAGCTATTTAGTAGGAAGT TAAGATTATCGTCGAACAATACACTGTATGGCCATTCTGTTGATACTGTTGCCCCCCACTatgatgaagaggaagcttttgaatcccttgaagaaattgaggCCCAAACCATCGGAAATCTTCTCCCAAATGATGACGAGTTGCTTTCTGGAGTTACCGATGGGCTTGACTATTCAGTCCAACTGAGTGCTAGGGATAATATGGAGGAGTTGGACCTTTTTAGCAGTGTTGGAGGGATGGATTTGGGAGATGACGGTTTGGCAACTGGATTAAGGGACTCTGTGTATGCTGTAGAAGTTTCTAATGGTCTGTCGTGCAATGGTTCAGTAGTGGGAGAACACCCTTATGGTGAACACCCTTCCCGGACTTTGTTTGTGAGAAATATAAACAGTAACATTGAAGATTCTGAGTTGAGAACCCTGTTTGAG CAATATGGAGATATTCGCACTCTTTATACAGCCTGCAAGCATCGCGGTTTTGTTATGATATCCTATTATGACATTAGAGCAGCTCGTAATGCGATGAAATCACTGCAGAATAAACCATTGAGGCGCCGCAAGCTTGACATACATTACTCAATTCCAAAG GACAACCCTTCTGAGAAAGATGTTAATCAGGGAACTCTTGTTGTATTCAACCTGGATTCTTCTGTTTCAAATGATGAATTACGCCAGGTTTTTGGTGTCTATGGAGaaatcaaagag ATCCGTGAAACCCCAAATAGAAGTCATaacaaatttattgaattttatGACATTAGAGCTGCAGACGCTGCTCTTAATGCCTTAAACAAGAGTGATATTGCCGGGAAGCAAATTAAGCTTGAGCCAAGCCGTCCTGGAGGTGCAAGACGGAG CTTGGAGCTACAGTTATCTTCAGATTTTTTAGAGCAAGATGAATGTGGCCTATATCTGCAGCAGACTAGCCCTTCTGACTCTATCACTGGATTTTCTG AGTCGTTAACAGGACCAGTTCCACATGGATCAGTTACGTCCAGTTGCACAGATAATGGAACTATCATGGCTGTACACGCTGCAGCACAAGCTGCGTCCCTTGAAAATGCATTCCACTATGGGGTCTCTTCTAGTGTTCCTAACAGCTTACCTTCTGTTCTGAGAGCTGAATCTGTTGGGAATCAGTCTGGCTTTGTTGAGTCTGTCCATTCAGCAGGCTCGCTGAAATTTGACATCCATGGCTTGCCAGCTTCCCATCCTCATTCACTTCCAGAGTATCATGATGGTTTAACTAATTCAGTCAACTGCAGTTCACCGGGCAATGTATCTATCAATGCCAGACCAACAGAAAGAATTGATAACAGGCACTTCCCCAGAGTAAGCTCCAATGGGCACTCATATGAACTAAATGAAGGTG TTTTTGGCTCTGCCGGCAATGTTAACTGCCCTATTCCTGGACATCATTACGCATGGAACAACTCCTATCACCCTCAGCCTCCTGGAATGATATGGCCAAACTCACCATCATTTGTCAATGGACTTTCTTCAGCTCATCCCTTTTCTGCAGTCCATCCCCCAACGCGGGTTCATGGACTTCCTAGAGCACCATCTCATATGTTAAACCCAGGTTTGCCCATGCATAACCATCATGTGGGGTCAGCACCAGTGGTCAATCCTTCTCTGTGGGACAGACGACAATCATATGGAGGGGAATCCCCCGAGGCATCTGGGTTTCATCCAGGCTCTCTTGGAAATATGAGAATCTCAAATAACTCACCACATTCAATGGAATTTGTTTCTCATAACATGTTTCCTCAGGTTGGTGGAAACAGCATGGACCTGCCAATTGCTCACAAAAATGCAGGACTGCAGCAAGCCCATCATCAGAGGTGCATGATGTTTCCTGGAAGAGGCCAGATGATTCCCATCATGAGTGCATTTGATCTGCCTGCTGAGCGTACAAGAAGTCGTAGAAATGAAGGCATGGTTAATCAGGGAGACAATAAGAAACAGTATGAACTGGATGTTGACCGCATTATGCAAGGAGAAGACAACCGAACAACACTTATGATAAAGAACATTCCCAACAA GTATACTTCAAAGATGCTATTGGCTGCGATTGATGAACGCCATCGAGGAACTTACGATTTCATTTATCTGCCAATTGATTTTAAG AACAAATGCAATGTGGGCTATGCGTTCATCAATATGACTGATCCTCGAATGATCGTTCCATTTTATCAG TCATTCAACGGGAAGAAATGGGAGAAGTTCAACAGTGAGAAGGTGGCATCACTCGCATATGCTCGAATTCAAGGAAAAGCTGCTCTGATTGCACATTTCCAGAATTCAAGCTTGATGAATGAGGATAAGCGATGCCGTCCCATTCTCTTCAACACTGATGGCCCAAATGCCGGTGATCAG GTGCCCTTCCCAATGGGGGTTAATGTTCGCACAAGACCGGGAAAAATTCGAGCAGTCACCCATGAGGAGAGCTATGTAGGGAGTCCACCAAGTTTTGGAGACGAAGAGCATTCTTGCAATGGAGAGACATCTGCAGGTTCCCGTTCTGCTAAGGAGTCAGACTAA
- the LOC103452490 gene encoding protein MEI2-like 4 isoform X3, whose protein sequence is MPSEIMDLKGLSSSSFFSDERQGGFWKSDHLPDNHASKKSLASSSLETCQTVNSLDHPEFFIMQDQKVHPGFNKQAVGAERALSHSLNLSRTMNHDSGARSNVNVETASYFGEGGKVNMMGAQYESSLFSSSLSELFSRKLRLSSNNTLYGHSVDTVAPHYDEEEAFESLEEIEAQTIGNLLPNDDELLSGVTDGLDYSVQLSARDNMEELDLFSSVGGMDLGDDGLATGLRDSVYAVEVSNGLSCNGSVVGEHPYGEHPSRTLFVRNINSNIEDSELRTLFEQYGDIRTLYTACKHRGFVMISYYDIRAARNAMKSLQNKPLRRRKLDIHYSIPKDNPSEKDVNQGTLVVFNLDSSVSNDELRQVFGVYGEIKEIRETPNRSHNKFIEFYDIRAADAALNALNKSDIAGKQIKLEPSRPGGARRSLELQLSSDFLEQDECGLYLQQTSPSDSITGFSVTSSCTDNGTIMAVHAAAQAASLENAFHYGVSSSVPNSLPSVLRAESVGNQSGFVESVHSAGSLKFDIHGLPASHPHSLPEYHDGLTNSVNCSSPGNVSINARPTERIDNRHFPRVSSNGHSYELNEGVFGSAGNVNCPIPGHHYAWNNSYHPQPPGMIWPNSPSFVNGLSSAHPFSAVHPPTRVHGLPRAPSHMLNPGLPMHNHHVGSAPVVNPSLWDRRQSYGGESPEASGFHPGSLGNMRISNNSPHSMEFVSHNMFPQVGGNSMDLPIAHKNAGLQQAHHQRCMMFPGRGQMIPIMSAFDLPAERTRSRRNEGMVNQGDNKKQYELDVDRIMQGEDNRTTLMIKNIPNKYTSKMLLAAIDERHRGTYDFIYLPIDFKNKCNVGYAFINMTDPRMIVPFYQSFNGKKWEKFNSEKVASLAYARIQGKAALIAHFQNSSLMNEDKRCRPILFNTDGPNAGDQVPFPMGVNVRTRPGKIRAVTHEESYVGSPPSFGDEEHSCNGETSAGSRSAKESD, encoded by the exons ATGCCATCTGAGATAATGGACCTCAAGGGTTTGTCCTCCTCGTCGTTCTTCTCCGATGAA AGGCAGGGTGGGTTTTGGAAGTCAGATCACTTGCCTGATAATCATG CCAGCAAGAAGTCACTTGCTTCATCATCTCTGGAGACGTGTCAGACAGTGAATTCTCTGGACCATCCCGAATTTTTCATAATGCAAGACCAGAAAGTGCATCCCGGCTTCAATAAACAGGCAGTGGGAGCAGAGAGAGCCTTAAGTCATTCCTTGAATTTGTCGAGAACCATGAACCATGATTCAGGAGCAAGATCTAATGTAAATGTTGAGACAGCATCTTATTTTGGAGAAGGTGGTAAAGTCAATATGATGGGAGCTCAGTATGAGAGTAGCCTTTTTTCAAGTTCATTGTCGGAGCTATTTAGTAGGAAGT TAAGATTATCGTCGAACAATACACTGTATGGCCATTCTGTTGATACTGTTGCCCCCCACTatgatgaagaggaagcttttgaatcccttgaagaaattgaggCCCAAACCATCGGAAATCTTCTCCCAAATGATGACGAGTTGCTTTCTGGAGTTACCGATGGGCTTGACTATTCAGTCCAACTGAGTGCTAGGGATAATATGGAGGAGTTGGACCTTTTTAGCAGTGTTGGAGGGATGGATTTGGGAGATGACGGTTTGGCAACTGGATTAAGGGACTCTGTGTATGCTGTAGAAGTTTCTAATGGTCTGTCGTGCAATGGTTCAGTAGTGGGAGAACACCCTTATGGTGAACACCCTTCCCGGACTTTGTTTGTGAGAAATATAAACAGTAACATTGAAGATTCTGAGTTGAGAACCCTGTTTGAG CAATATGGAGATATTCGCACTCTTTATACAGCCTGCAAGCATCGCGGTTTTGTTATGATATCCTATTATGACATTAGAGCAGCTCGTAATGCGATGAAATCACTGCAGAATAAACCATTGAGGCGCCGCAAGCTTGACATACATTACTCAATTCCAAAG GACAACCCTTCTGAGAAAGATGTTAATCAGGGAACTCTTGTTGTATTCAACCTGGATTCTTCTGTTTCAAATGATGAATTACGCCAGGTTTTTGGTGTCTATGGAGaaatcaaagag ATCCGTGAAACCCCAAATAGAAGTCATaacaaatttattgaattttatGACATTAGAGCTGCAGACGCTGCTCTTAATGCCTTAAACAAGAGTGATATTGCCGGGAAGCAAATTAAGCTTGAGCCAAGCCGTCCTGGAGGTGCAAGACGGAG CTTGGAGCTACAGTTATCTTCAGATTTTTTAGAGCAAGATGAATGTGGCCTATATCTGCAGCAGACTAGCCCTTCTGACTCTATCACTGGATTTTCTG TTACGTCCAGTTGCACAGATAATGGAACTATCATGGCTGTACACGCTGCAGCACAAGCTGCGTCCCTTGAAAATGCATTCCACTATGGGGTCTCTTCTAGTGTTCCTAACAGCTTACCTTCTGTTCTGAGAGCTGAATCTGTTGGGAATCAGTCTGGCTTTGTTGAGTCTGTCCATTCAGCAGGCTCGCTGAAATTTGACATCCATGGCTTGCCAGCTTCCCATCCTCATTCACTTCCAGAGTATCATGATGGTTTAACTAATTCAGTCAACTGCAGTTCACCGGGCAATGTATCTATCAATGCCAGACCAACAGAAAGAATTGATAACAGGCACTTCCCCAGAGTAAGCTCCAATGGGCACTCATATGAACTAAATGAAGGTG TTTTTGGCTCTGCCGGCAATGTTAACTGCCCTATTCCTGGACATCATTACGCATGGAACAACTCCTATCACCCTCAGCCTCCTGGAATGATATGGCCAAACTCACCATCATTTGTCAATGGACTTTCTTCAGCTCATCCCTTTTCTGCAGTCCATCCCCCAACGCGGGTTCATGGACTTCCTAGAGCACCATCTCATATGTTAAACCCAGGTTTGCCCATGCATAACCATCATGTGGGGTCAGCACCAGTGGTCAATCCTTCTCTGTGGGACAGACGACAATCATATGGAGGGGAATCCCCCGAGGCATCTGGGTTTCATCCAGGCTCTCTTGGAAATATGAGAATCTCAAATAACTCACCACATTCAATGGAATTTGTTTCTCATAACATGTTTCCTCAGGTTGGTGGAAACAGCATGGACCTGCCAATTGCTCACAAAAATGCAGGACTGCAGCAAGCCCATCATCAGAGGTGCATGATGTTTCCTGGAAGAGGCCAGATGATTCCCATCATGAGTGCATTTGATCTGCCTGCTGAGCGTACAAGAAGTCGTAGAAATGAAGGCATGGTTAATCAGGGAGACAATAAGAAACAGTATGAACTGGATGTTGACCGCATTATGCAAGGAGAAGACAACCGAACAACACTTATGATAAAGAACATTCCCAACAA GTATACTTCAAAGATGCTATTGGCTGCGATTGATGAACGCCATCGAGGAACTTACGATTTCATTTATCTGCCAATTGATTTTAAG AACAAATGCAATGTGGGCTATGCGTTCATCAATATGACTGATCCTCGAATGATCGTTCCATTTTATCAG TCATTCAACGGGAAGAAATGGGAGAAGTTCAACAGTGAGAAGGTGGCATCACTCGCATATGCTCGAATTCAAGGAAAAGCTGCTCTGATTGCACATTTCCAGAATTCAAGCTTGATGAATGAGGATAAGCGATGCCGTCCCATTCTCTTCAACACTGATGGCCCAAATGCCGGTGATCAG GTGCCCTTCCCAATGGGGGTTAATGTTCGCACAAGACCGGGAAAAATTCGAGCAGTCACCCATGAGGAGAGCTATGTAGGGAGTCCACCAAGTTTTGGAGACGAAGAGCATTCTTGCAATGGAGAGACATCTGCAGGTTCCCGTTCTGCTAAGGAGTCAGACTAA